TgatcctaaaataaataaaaaagaaaagattgtgCCACTCTGAACCAAAGCCAACTACGGTAATCCGTCCCACCCGAAAACCGCTGCTTCCAGCCCGCAGCTATTCTTGGCCGGACTCGAGCTAATGTCCTCTTCCGAGGGGGGCGACCACCGAGCTGCAGGCCAACGGCTCATTTTGGCTACTTGGCTCTTTCCCTCGCAACCAAATGGACGGGACGGATCCTGCAACCAGAACAACACGAAATTAAGGGGTGGATCACAAAGGGAGGGGATGCGTGGAGAAATGTGCCAGTTACCCTTGTATAAGGGCATCTCATTCATCCACCTGTTTGTGCTACACCAATAGCTAATATTGTCATTTCACTTCTATGGTTGATCCTTGCTCCTCCTCCCTTTCCaccaacaaaaagaagaagaaggaagaaagaaatctATGAATTGAAACTTCCTTAATTTCCCCAACAGGATCACTTCTTAGGGAATCCAAGAAGGAGAAGCTGCTGCCCTCCTCCCCTCTACCTGTTATATATATCACAACCCCTGCAACTCTCTCTTCCCCCACACATCTTGACAACCATGGCCAAACTCACCCCTCCCCTCATCCTAACACTCACTCTTCTCTTCACTACCCCACTCCCCACCAAAGGTGATCCCTCCCTTCATCTCCCTCTCCATCCCAAATTTTCTGCACTCACCGATTCGCTAATTAACCTTTCATAAGCCACATGCATGCAGGAGCCTTTGCTGTCGAGTACCGCCCCATCGACAGAGCCGTCGCCATGGATGGAGATGCCAACCGCCGCGAGTTGGCTCCCTTCCAACTCTGCCAGGAGTGCCGCTGCTGCGCCACCAACGATCCGAACAACTGCTCGTCGATGCCGTGCTGCTTCAGCATCGACTGCAACCTCCCCGACAAGCCCTTCGGCGTCTGCGCCTTCGTCCCAAAGACCTGCAACTGCACCTCATGCAGTTgattcttcttaatgatttaaggTATACAAAAGATTCATGTTAGGACTTCCTCAGATGGTGTCTCGCAAGACCCATATGGGCGGACGGATACATAGTTATGTGATAGAAAAAAGACATGATTTTGGATGATGATGGCGTAGAATAAAACTGGTCGCCGGGATGGGGGTGAATAAAAGTTTGGTGGGTTTGCGCTGGATTCTTTGTCATGCATGCGTTGGAACTGGAATGTCTTATGCGCAGTTACTTAAGagtttttgttcttcttcttctttttttttttgtgtggtttCAATATGTCATGGTACGCATGCTCTTGACTGCATTCTGAGGGATATGTGCGCATGGATGGCTTAGATTCTTGTCCCTGGAAGTAGGTATATTTGCTTAGAAACGCCATGTACCATGTGCGGtcactagagagagagagagagagagagaggaagaacaagaaagctaagcaaaggagaaaaaaattcttcaattagtagtattttatatttactcCATTTGCAatgaaattttcaaaaattgaCACACTGCTTCTCATTCTGcacctaaaagaaaagaaaaaacataacCTGATTCATTAATCCGGGGGAAGATATTGAATTTTTGGATTTGAAACAAACTTCGGAATTCACCAAACAGAAAACTTCAAAAAGCATGTCTGAAGTAGAAAATGATCAATGGAGCAATTCTTGAACATAGGTTCCAGTCTGAAGACTACAACGAACACAAAGATAACTTATGATTCTAAGAAAATAATTTACACTAGGAGTAATGGAGTAAAATAAAAATCATCTTACTTAGTTTTCTATGAGAATCATGGCAAGTTTAAAGTGATGGACAAGAGAATAATTTCAATTACTAGACATACAGTTAGCAAGATGCTCACTTTAATTTCATTTTCCACCATTTTGGTCTATCaatttctatatatattcttttgatGTTAAGTTATTCACCTTATAAATTTGTTGATAAAAATTTGTTTGAGAaatgtaaattttatttattgccTTTTTAGCTTTACCTATGAATATCTAATACTTATTACTTTATGAATATCAAGGTGCTGATGAGTTCGAATCCCCCATAATAATCAGACCTAAACTATGGAGTGTCTGTTCTCCAATCACCATCATTCATAATTGGCATGGTGAACATGATTAGATCCGAGGTATATGGACAGTAAGTCGGTGTGGCCCATCCAATCATAGCCATCGTGCCAATCATGAATGGTTGTGATTGGATACTTGACCCTCTCCAATTCAGGTATGAACTGGACAGGACCCTGACTAGGTATTGATTTCGCGTAGAGCTTGTTTGAGAAAACCCTGTAGGATTTGATAGATCTGTCATAAAGAGAGTGCGAGGGAGTGcaggaagaggagggggagagCATGGGGATGCAAGATTGTGATTAGCTATCAAGAACCTATTTTGGAATATCCTACAGGATCCAAGAGGATCTACTAAAGAGAGAGTGAGTGCGGGAGCAGAGTCCACGGTTCTGGAAAATGGGATACTTCCAAAATCCAGATTAGTGGAGGAAAGGATCTGCTAATAAAGAATTGCACAAGCCATGTAAGACCAAAATCAAGAAaaacttataaaaaaaaagactgaTGACCTTCAACAGGCAACCAAAGTCTATGCTCTACTTAGCTAAACAAACAGCTCCAGCtcactcacacacacacacacatatatatattacaaGTCTCAACATAACACAGCACGAAGCAATGTTTCATTTTACCAGTACTACTTGTGTGACTTTCAGGTCAGATCGGGTTGGACCAAATACGGATGAGTTCAGACAGGATAGGTCAAAAATCTATTAATTTGATCCCACTCGAAATTTTCTCAAGCATCATATTAATACTGTTTATCACTGTTCACAGTCCCCCAACCccctttccaaaaaaaaaaaggaagagaggagtAGGTCTGTAAACTCCAAAACTGTGTATGTGTAGGCTATTGTCAGCTGTAAGATTCGTGCACAACTATGAGAATTCAGTGGATCTTATCAGAATATTTTGTTCCTCTTAACATATCTCTCTCGTTAAGTCGAACAGCAAATTTAAATATAAGGGTCGTACCATAAACCTGGTAACCAATCAAGCTTTGGTTGTGTTATGGGGAAGTGATCAGTTGTTTCCATCTCAATCTACATTCTGTTCCAATTACATAAACGACCATGCATGCTCAGATTTTGCTTTAAACATTTTGTCGTAACTAGTAACATAGATACGGTGGAGCTCGATTGTTATTGGAAGGATGGGGAACTTAAAACTATTTTGTTAATTTAAGAATTATTAGTggggtttttttttcctctcaatAACTTGTCTATGTTTCTCGGTTTAACTTTCTAGCTATATTCAAACTTTGGCCCTCTCTTGGAATAGAGAGGGATCCAGCCGAGATTCATATTGGTTAACAATCATTGTTCATTTCAGAAACTACTATGATTATCTGAAAGATGCTTGCCTGTAATTTTTAATTATccacaaaaaataaagaaaagagctGCCTAGGTTGCGTAGCGCTTTCATTTCTGGGATGGAACAAAAGTGTCTGTGCTTGTTATGGTGGCACATCGATTGTCCATATTAGCCAAGTCTGCTTTCCCAAGAGAGCATCGCTGTCATGGAACCGTGCGAGTAGTATATGATTCCTCCTTATCTATTAACTCGGTGACTTCGAAGCCATGCCAAGCCCGGTCAGTCCCTCGAGCTAATGATTAAGTTCTTGTGGAGGACAAGATGTGCTCGACAGTACGTGGAAGATAGTCCACGGCTTAGCTGGATTGGGtggattgtctttttcttgtaggtttCTAGATCAAATCATGGCTGTCACTAAACAATGGGGGGGGATGAACAAACCCACCTGGCCCAATGGGCCGTTGGATACACCTCTCCCAAAGGTTGAATTTTGCTGCCAGTTATCTTCCTTTGGGAAGAGATTGATCTTTGATGCCATTATCAAGTTATGCCTAAGATAGCAACCATTAGGCCAAGTCTTTGTTGGTATCTAACAACTCACTCAGAAAGCACTAGATTCGATGCCTACAATAATAAGCGGTCCTAAattctgtttttttcttttccggAAAGGGAGTGTAGAAACTCAGAGAGGATTTCCTTATTCATGTTCTTCTCTGCTTCACAATTGCCGGATCTAAGGAGCAGCCGGCcctgtttttcttttctccttccgGTTGTTGCCATCGTCGGTGCTCCTCACCAATACCCTTCGGTCGCCggccctcctcccttcttccgcTGCTTGAGAGGGCCATGGAAGCTCCTCTTTCCAATTTTTTGAAAGGGGAGGAGTTCCCTATTTTCACTCTTGCACTCTctctagaaatttttaaaaaaatctctcGCTCACTctgatttctctctctctctttctctctccatgCTCTAGAGGACAAGTGATGGACACAGTACGTAGAGGGTTCAGGATTATTGATTGTGAATTTATGATGGTTGAAGTAAGAATTTTTCGATGCAATCACCTACATGATTATAGAAAGTTTTGCATATAGATATATCCGGTATGATTGtggatatattttatatattggtATGTacattatgtgttgattatttaATGTTGTATGGCTTATAATATTACTTAGTCTAGCTTTgtatgaaattttttaattGGAGCTTAAATAGAAATAATTTAGAGGAAGAAAAATCATGACTTTGATATATCGTACGATGGGGTATGGGCTACATCTCGATTGGTCGGTTATGCAAAAGACGTGGTGCATATGTTGTGACAGCCTTGAGCTGAAATGCAGTATTGTGTTTTGACCTACCATGAGCTAGAGCATGGTTGTAACTAATCCACTTTTGAAAAATCAAATCCAAATAATGAGGTGCACTTTGTCATAGTTGTGACATAATTAATTTGAATTTTGCATAATTGTACTAGTGGAAAAGAGAGGAGCATCTGGATTAGCCGGCCATGTGTGAAATATGGTGTATTATCCATTGGCTAAGATATGATATTGTAGTTGCCAGCCATGATGGAAGCATGCCATGTGCTTAGCTTGCTACGGGCTAGAGTATGGTTGTGACTAGTCCCATGCGAAATCAAATCAAATGCTAAATTATGTTTAATTTTAAGTAAACCAAGTTTTTACATAACTATAAGATCGGGGTGAAGAAGAGCATTTGGACTAGTCGGCATACGCAAAATGTAGTAAATATGATTTCAACTGTGGGTTAAAATTGCGAAATTATGGTTGCTGGCCATGGGCGGAAACATGGTGTGTTTGGCCTGCCATGGGCTAGAGCATAAGTAGGACTAGTGCAATACCAGGATGATAATGCTATCATGATTTGACCTATGTTAACTAGTTAATGATAAGTAATCTCGTTGGTTACTGTTGAAATATGGAATTGTTGATTGGGTGATATACGATGTGTATCATAAAACTGTAATGAATTATGACATGCATCTCGAGACTGCTATTATGGTGATATATATGCAATTGAGTTGTTATAGGGTTAAAACTTTATGTGTATGTTGGCATGGCTTATATACGtgctatataaatatatacactAGATTCGTTATGCATTTATTCAATTACCAAATTGTTGATGTATAAATCTTATTATTTTTCTATCAactatatatttattaaaagttGTTTTTCATCTATATGCCGGTGTGCATGTGTAGAGAATTCTTACTGAGTTGTAAAGCTCGTATCCGactattgctttttttttttgtggagtcGTTAATTAGTTAGTGCTTTTTTTTGATACCAGATGAACATTTAAAATTTTGTAATTGAGTAAAcattattattttgataaatgatGGATTTATTTAGTTATATTATTGTGGCTgaattttatgattgattttgtTCATCTCATAGGTCACCATGGATTTTCTGAAGCCACCATGACCTGCTGTTCATATAGTCGTGTCAGCTTCGTGGGATTCGACGTTGACTTTGCCTGTATTTTCCCACTTCCATGTTCCAATTGGCTTTAGAAGTCACTAGGGTCCATGCTCCTCGTGGTGCAGGTCATGGTGGCTTCAGAAAGCGTGGATGTCTTTTCTTTAGATCAAAAAGGAGTTCTAACGAAGAGTGATGCGGAATCGCCGAGCAGTGACATGGCCGCTATGCCAAAGAGGGTATGGTGCCTTCTGTTGATGGAGTGGCCGGCCTTCTTCGGGGTTGAGCGTCCAAACCTGCATTCTTCCCTCTGGATCTGGTGTAAATTTTGGTAGCATGAACGAAAGAGTGGACGTTCCCACCCAGATGATGGTGAGGGTGTCTTACGACGGTTGCATTTCTTTGGTGCTGCCTTGGAAGGAGCGGAGCCAGGAATGGTCGGTAGGTGGCAAGGATTGGCTGGGAGGTCGGTGGGGAGCGGCGATGGAGCAACTGGAGAGTGGCATTGATGTAGGTGGATGAACGCCATATAATTTTGTATGCCATTTTAAGAATATTAAATGGACGAATTTGCAAaagttattgaaatgaaaatttcagatctctttttcttctttccaacaAGCCCAAGAACATTAAAA
The Phoenix dactylifera cultivar Barhee BC4 chromosome 3, palm_55x_up_171113_PBpolish2nd_filt_p, whole genome shotgun sequence DNA segment above includes these coding regions:
- the LOC103717879 gene encoding uncharacterized protein LOC103717879, which produces MAKLTPPLILTLTLLFTTPLPTKGAFAVEYRPIDRAVAMDGDANRRELAPFQLCQECRCCATNDPNNCSSMPCCFSIDCNLPDKPFGVCAFVPKTCNCTSCS